In the genome of Erinaceus europaeus chromosome 8, mEriEur2.1, whole genome shotgun sequence, one region contains:
- the NPVF gene encoding pro-FMRFamide-related neuropeptide VF isoform X1, with translation MKLISPKRLILLTLATSSFLTSNTFCAEELMMSSLHSKENYDKYTKPTGNPRGEKERSLNFKELKDWGPKNAIKISTPAANKMPHSAASLPLRFGRTTGEERSTGEMVSLPLKFGRYMKESISRRVPNLPQRFGRMTQSVTKTPSDLFQQSMYHSPSANVLICPMISHPQETQIPRQKYPRRLEFKNIHDVELKPEK, from the exons ATGAAACTTATTTCACCAAAACGATTAATTTTATTGACTTTAGCAACTTCAAGCTTCTTAACATCAAATACATTTTGTGCAGAAGAATTAATGATGTCCAGTCTTCACAGCAAGGAAAATTATGACAAATATACTAAG CCTACAGGAAACcctagaggggagaaggagagaagtctcaattttaaagaattaaaagattGGGGACCAAAAAATGCCATTAAAATCAGTACACCTGCAGCCAACAAAATGCCACACTCAGCAGCCAGCTTACCACTGAGATTTGGGAGGACCacgggagaagaaagaagcactGGAGAAATGGTCAGTTTGCCTCTGAAATTTGGAAGATACATGAAGGAAAGTATCTCAAGACGAGTTCCTAATCTGCCACAAAGGTTTGGAAGAATGACCCAAAGTGTCACCAAGACACCAAGTGATTTGTTCCAACAATCCATGTATCATTCACCATCTGCCAATGTATTAATTTGCCCAATGATCAGTCATCCCCAAGAAACCCAGATTCCTAGGCAAAAATACCCAAG GAGGCTGGAATTCAAGAACATACATGATGTAGAACTGAAACCAGAAAAATAA
- the NPVF gene encoding pro-FMRFamide-related neuropeptide VF isoform X2: MTHILYRHSPATSSFLTSNTFCAEELMMSSLHSKENYDKYTKPTGNPRGEKERSLNFKELKDWGPKNAIKISTPAANKMPHSAASLPLRFGRTTGEERSTGEMVSLPLKFGRYMKESISRRVPNLPQRFGRMTQSVTKTPSDLFQQSMYHSPSANVLICPMISHPQETQIPRQKYPRRLEFKNIHDVELKPEK, translated from the exons ATGACCCACATTCTTTACAGACATAGTCCAG CAACTTCAAGCTTCTTAACATCAAATACATTTTGTGCAGAAGAATTAATGATGTCCAGTCTTCACAGCAAGGAAAATTATGACAAATATACTAAG CCTACAGGAAACcctagaggggagaaggagagaagtctcaattttaaagaattaaaagattGGGGACCAAAAAATGCCATTAAAATCAGTACACCTGCAGCCAACAAAATGCCACACTCAGCAGCCAGCTTACCACTGAGATTTGGGAGGACCacgggagaagaaagaagcactGGAGAAATGGTCAGTTTGCCTCTGAAATTTGGAAGATACATGAAGGAAAGTATCTCAAGACGAGTTCCTAATCTGCCACAAAGGTTTGGAAGAATGACCCAAAGTGTCACCAAGACACCAAGTGATTTGTTCCAACAATCCATGTATCATTCACCATCTGCCAATGTATTAATTTGCCCAATGATCAGTCATCCCCAAGAAACCCAGATTCCTAGGCAAAAATACCCAAG GAGGCTGGAATTCAAGAACATACATGATGTAGAACTGAAACCAGAAAAATAA